ACCGCCTACAATCGCGAGGGCAAGCAGGTCCCGTTCGACATGAGCCTCGCCGGCTTCACCACCGCCTACGACGGCGAGGCTCTGTCACCGGACAAGATCGCCGACATCACCAAGCAGCGCCAGGAGAAGCTGGAGCAGAGCCAGGAAGATTTCGCCGCCCGCCTGCGTGCCGCTCAGCGTGAGGCGCTGTCCGGCACGGGCACCGGCAACTAGGACCACATCGCCGCGGGGCGCTTGCGCCTCGCGCGCGCGGCGCGTAGTGCCGCCCAGCCGGTGCCGGGACGCCCGCGCTCGTGCGCCCAGGCGCGGCACAAAAACGACGAGAGCCGCCTGCGCTGACGCGGGCGGCTCTCGTCGTTTCGATGGGCGGTGCGCGCCCGCCGGGGCCCCGGAGGGCCGGCGGTTCCGCGGGCGGTCAGTGGAACTGGTCGAGGCGGGCGCAGTAGTTGCCGTCGCGACGGTCGAACATGTCGCTCACCTGGGGGTGGCGGACGGGCTCGCCGGTGTCGTCGGCCAGCAGGTTCTGCTCGGAGACGTAGGCGATATATTCGGTGTCGTCGTTCTCGGCGAAGAGGTGGTAGAACGGCTGATCGCGACGGGGGCGGATATCCTCGGGGATCGCCTCCCACCACTCCTCGGTATTGGAGAAGGTGGGATCGACATCGAAGATCACGCCCCGGAACGAGAACACCCGGTGGCGAACGACCTGACCCAGCTGAAACTTTGCCGTCCGAACTTTATCCATCGCCAAGCTCACATCACTACAATCTGCGGTTAATTCAGGCACTTCGGCCGTCCGCGTGCGGGCGGGTTCCAGCTCCACGTAAGGTCCACAAGCTAGGCTGCCCGTGTCGCCCCGATGCGGGTGAAGTGGCCTCAGCGCGAATGGACCGTCGCCGGTAGCCGCCGGCTCGGCCGCCGCGCTGAAGCGGGGTGCGAGCGCACGCGGCGGTGCGTTTCGTCGACCCCATCCCCGTCCAAGCGATATGAGCACGCCACACGTTGCAAACAACAACGTTCGTACCGACTAACCGTTCATTCCTCCGCACGACCCGACAAGGGCGCCGCTGCGAAGAAAACTACCGGTAAACGGTGGGGCAGGGGCGTGCAAGTGCGCCTCCCTCACGTTTCGTCACGCCATCCCCGCACGCTGGGACAAACGGTTAACTGGATGCATCCGCATCGAGCAGCGTTTTAACGCCCAACGGCCGCGCCTTGGAACGGGCCCACTTGCGGTGCGTCCACATCCACTGCTCCGGATTTGCCCGGATCCAAGTCTCGAACGCGTCGTGCAGCCGCTGCGTCGCCACCTGGACGTCGCGGTTGCGGTCCTCGGTGTGCGGCACGTCGATGATCTGGCACACGGTGCGAAAGTGCACCCCCCCTTCGCGAACCACCGCGCCGGCGACCAGCGGCCTCCCGGAGAGGCGCGCCAGCATCGCCGGCAGCGGCGTCGCGAAGGCTGGCTGGCCGAAGAATTCCACTTCGATCCCGCGCTTTTCGCGCAGATCGGCGACGATGCCGACCGCAGCGCCCTGCCGCACGAGGCCCACCAGCCGGGTCCCCAGATCGCCGCCTTTGCCGAAGAGGCCGGCAGGGTAGACCGGCTCGCGCAGGCGTCGCAGGTACCCGTCGGCAAGGGGGTTGTGGAGCGCCTGATAGACCCCCGCCAGCGACTTGCCGCCCCGATGCGCGACCGCCCCCGCGACCTCCCAATTGCCGAGGTGCGCGGTCGCCACCACGCACCCGTCACGGCAACGGTCGACCAATTCGTCGAACCCGTCCGGCAGGGTGATCCGGCTGTCGTCGGCCAGGATCGTGTCTATCTGAAATGCCTCGCCGGCGACGCGTCCCAGCTGGCGCCACATGCCCCGCGCGATGCGGTCGCGCTCGGGCTCGGACAGCTCCGGCATCGCCAGCGCCATGTGCTCCTTGGCCCGCTCGTGGCGGCTCATCAAGGGCATCAGCGCGCCCATGACCCGCCCCATCGTCCAGGAGGCGGCGTCCACCGGCACGTTGCGCAGGATCCCGCCCAGGACGCGCAGGAGCGCATATTCGGCCACATGCTGCGGCTTGACGCGTTTATTCGCCATGGTCGCGGATCACAGGGCGCGGGTCACGGGTTGGGTCCTTCGTTGATCCCGGCGGGGCCGGAGAGGGGGCGCCGACATGCCGAACACCGGCGGGCAGCGCGCCCCGTTTGGCAAGGGGATGCCCGCCCGCGCCGCAATTGTCCACAACCGAGGCGCCGGCGCGGGCGCACCGGGCGGCGGCCATGCGCAGGGCGCAACGGCGGCATAGGGCGCGGCGGGATGGTCGCGCAGCGCGCAAGCGGTTAAGTGCCACTGCCACGACACCCCAACCGGCCGGAGTCCCGCTTGAGCGAGGTCCTCTCCCTCACCACCCCGTTCTTCGGGCTGATCTTTCTCGGCTTCCTCGTCGGACGGATCGCCAAGAAGCCCTCCGGCGGCCTGGTGTGGATGAACATCTTCATCGTCTACGTCGCGTTGCCGTCGCTGTTCTTCCAGTACCTGTCGCGCATGCCGGTGGATGAATTGGGGGACGTCGTCTACGTCATGGCCGCGGCGGGGGCGACCTGGCTGGTGCTGATCTTCTGCTTCACCCTGGCGATGATCCGCACCCGCGGCGACCTCGCCTATTCCACCGTCCTCGCGTTGATCGGCGGCTACTCCAACAACGGCTACCTGGGGCCGGGCCTGGCGCTGGTCGCCATCGGGGCGGCGGCGACGGTGCCGGTGGCGCTCATCTTCTCGTTCGAGAGTACGATGTTCTTCGTCATGACGCCGGTGATGATGGCGATCGCCGGATCCACCCAGGGGACGGTGCTACAGCAGATCGGGCGCATCCTGACGCGGATCTTCACCCACCCGTTCATCCTGGCGGTCATCGCGGGGGTGACCGCGGCGATCTTCCGCTTCGAGCCGCCCGACAGCATCGATCGCCTGCTGACGATGCTCACCAACTCCGCCGCCCCGTGCGCGCTCTTTGCCATGGGAGTGACGGTGGCGTTGCAGCCGATGCCGTCCGGCCGCTCGGTGGCGGACATCTCGGTCTTCGTCGCCATCAAGCTGATCGTCCACCCGCTGGCGGCCTATCTCGTGCTGAGCGCGATGGGCGCGCCCTCGCTCTGGCTGATGAGCGCGGTGCTGCTGGCCGCGCTCCCGACCGCCACCAACGTCTTCATCCTGGCGACCCAATACGGGGTCGGCAAGGAGGAGGCGTCGAACGCGATCCTCGTCGGCACCACGCTGGCGGCGCTGACGGTGACGGGCGTCCTCTACGTGATCCGCTCCGGG
This portion of the Acuticoccus sp. I52.16.1 genome encodes:
- the hspQ gene encoding heat shock protein HspQ; this encodes MDKVRTAKFQLGQVVRHRVFSFRGVIFDVDPTFSNTEEWWEAIPEDIRPRRDQPFYHLFAENDDTEYIAYVSEQNLLADDTGEPVRHPQVSDMFDRRDGNYCARLDQFH
- a CDS encoding lysophospholipid acyltransferase family protein, which produces MANKRVKPQHVAEYALLRVLGGILRNVPVDAASWTMGRVMGALMPLMSRHERAKEHMALAMPELSEPERDRIARGMWRQLGRVAGEAFQIDTILADDSRITLPDGFDELVDRCRDGCVVATAHLGNWEVAGAVAHRGGKSLAGVYQALHNPLADGYLRRLREPVYPAGLFGKGGDLGTRLVGLVRQGAAVGIVADLREKRGIEVEFFGQPAFATPLPAMLARLSGRPLVAGAVVREGGVHFRTVCQIIDVPHTEDRNRDVQVATQRLHDAFETWIRANPEQWMWTHRKWARSKARPLGVKTLLDADASS
- a CDS encoding AEC family transporter — encoded protein: MSEVLSLTTPFFGLIFLGFLVGRIAKKPSGGLVWMNIFIVYVALPSLFFQYLSRMPVDELGDVVYVMAAAGATWLVLIFCFTLAMIRTRGDLAYSTVLALIGGYSNNGYLGPGLALVAIGAAATVPVALIFSFESTMFFVMTPVMMAIAGSTQGTVLQQIGRILTRIFTHPFILAVIAGVTAAIFRFEPPDSIDRLLTMLTNSAAPCALFAMGVTVALQPMPSGRSVADISVFVAIKLIVHPLAAYLVLSAMGAPSLWLMSAVLLAALPTATNVFILATQYGVGKEEASNAILVGTTLAALTVTGVLYVIRSGIL